acaaaatatcatATGGAGAGTGGATAACATCCAAGCCTCTTACTTACAACAATGTCAAGAGAAACAATTTATTCCACTCAAATACATTTCCAATAATACAATGTCATCCTTCTTTTTGGCATTCCGATTGGCCGACATCCTGACTAATGCAAAATCGAGGTGTCTCCTTTGCACTAAAGGACATGGTGTCTTAAACCAGTCCAAGTTATCTACATAAGTTGATGTCTCGTCTTACATATAGATCCCACCTTACACACATAGATATACCTCAAAGTTTGCATATAATATGCAATTCTATTATGAAGTAGAATATTCAAACTGGGATTTAGAATCGCTATGGAACCTGTCaaatctctatataaaatatgtagaATCTACATCCACTACATTTACAAGAAAACATTTTACACATATCATATATACGTGAAAAAAGTGGAATGGGAGACGCAGTAACATAGAAGATGTGAACTGGAATTTGACACCCTAGTTAGGCTTAAACTGCAAGCTGTTGTTGATGTGTGGACCCATCCTCTTTGATGCAAAAAAGGGGTGTTTCTGGTACTGCAAGAATTAGGGCAGAAGGTGGTAGATTAAGCGGAGGCGACTGCAGTAGCATTTCTCTTTGGAGGAAAGAGCAATAGGTTTGGAATGTGGAGGGCGACACACTGAGTTGGAATCCTAAGCCAAACAAGAAGTCCATTTCAAGGAGGTTCATTTCTGCTGTGCTGATTCCTCCTACTTTGGCATAGTAAGCATTGTTGTAAAACCTGTAGGGAgcattttgttgttgtttagAGCAGTGGTATTGAGCTATTGTTGCTCAATCATTTCatccaaaattacaaatattctaatACACAGCTGCAAGCCCAATAATTGCTTCTTGAAAATTGCTATAACCATTGGTAGTAGTGattacaaatttgaatttttttattttcgaaAAACTGATGACTATTTTCAGTAATATCTCAACTCTACCGATAACACAAAactaagaaaacaaagaatttgGCAAATGTAAATTCgattgagaaattatatggaaaaaaataatgaactgtaaagataataaaaaaaactaaagattttttctttttctttcttttttttggggggaaaGAAATACTACAAAAGACTTTCCCCAATAAGCCTAAATTAAAGATGGTCATATCTGAATAATTGCTCCATAATTATTAGCTAGGGGTAATTACATTTTCACCTAACTTATGGCCTATTTTTATAAACcacttttatcttttatacaattatagAACCAACACTGATAGCCAAAAAACATggataatttatgtaatgatgttgatgttttAAAGCAAGGtgtatgcataattttaaaaaaacagaggtagtttgttttaattatgttgACATTTCTAATAGGTGTATgcataattatccaaaaatacaaaaatagttcatgtaaacatattataaacgTAATTACCCCTATTAATTTTACATGTTGAATCATTAACCAAAAGTAGCTAAAATTGCAATCTTAGTACTATAAACATGAGGTTGACAAGTTTAGTcctaaatgaatttattttgataattttatcatataatttcaaaaatacaaatagcAGGAAAAGTACATGTAACATGTACATGACCAGCTTAAGCACTTTTccagcaatttttttttccaatcaatatacgaagtttcaaaatgataaaatttgccaaaacaaattcataaaaagactaaaattaccaCTCTTGGtccttataaaattaaaatttgcgTTAGAAAAAGTATTAACCATATCGAAATATACCGGTAACCggcttttttctttgtttcctGGTGAAAGAGGATTGAAGAGGTAAGGTaagcaagaagaagaagaaaactcaCATGTCATCCATGAACTTGGCAGAAACCAAAACACTGGCAATGAGGAGGCGATGCACAGTGAAAGAAGAGATGGGCAAAAGGGGTTGTTTCTGCACAAACCTATCAATGTAAATGTACGCCACGACGAGGCACGACGGGCTGCAGTTTGCGTACTTGTAGATCCTCTCCATGTAGCACAGGATTGAGATTGTTGGCCGTGTCAACCCATGAAAGATTGACGTTTTCAACGGGACACCAAACACGTCGTTCGATTCTGCAATCCTTTGGAGAAAGGAAGACAAGTATTTGATCACATTGTTCATAACATCACAACTTTCCAACTccatttttatatgtatatgtacaGTTTTTGTTTTACTTAGAATTTTGGAAGGTTTTTTCTTATGAAGAATCTCAATGCTTCtgccattttcttttcttctgccatatatatagagagagagactgGGAGATATGTGGGATGAGAGAGAAATAAGGTTGGAAATTCAACTGTCCATTGCAATCCAGATAATttttgagagagagatagatattctataattttagtccttaatTTGAGGCGTCTCGTTTACCATATATAGAGCTTATTTGTATTTCGGACAAACATAGAGGATCCTGATTAAACAGCTCGTcgaaaataagataaaaatgcgATTAAAGCAGCTcgttgaaacaaaaaaaatagcgGATAAATGATTTGGTATCTAATTTTAGATACATCATCGATCTCATATGGATAGAAGGGGtggaatttaaattatgaaaaagtaCCTAAATCATCGTACATAGATTTCGGTggtttttgtttataaaataataatgatgatcaTAAAATGGTGCGAGATTTTTGCCacattctcattatttaatgttaataaatGGATTGAGTATGCATATTGCAAATGGGGTCCTAGAGTTGTACTCGattttgatctattttttatttttaaacattatatattttactaaattatttttcacttcaTTTATTATGCACAATTTAAACCACTCATCCATAGATTTTTCTCCCACTAATAGTTCAACCATTCACAACGTCCATCTTccaagattttgaaatttaataagaaactctcaccaaaataattaaagacaATAGCAACAACAAAATGAGGATCATCCAATCCTTTATGACTTCAAAGTCAACAAACATTTATAGAATAGTAACAAAAGGTCGAATATGAGGTTCAGTTACTTTTGAATATGAATTTaacttgtaaaataatattttattattattatgaatttaaccAGTATACCCCTTAATCCTAATTTTACATCTGAATATATCACAATGATATGAAACTCGagtaatattttgactataaaaattgatacatcatttgtcattctcctgagtttttaattatcaatagcAAAAATGGATGATCTCGAAAGGTGCCGGGCACGTTAGAAACTCGTGAATACCTCTTCACTACAACATAGAATCAATCAAGTATAATACCATACACATGTGTCCTAAAAGATTGGTGAAATTACCAAAAACCTCTCAAAACAACATTTTTCAATCTATATTTGTGTAGAACGAATCAATGAAATTATTAGTCAGTCAAATATATTCATCCTTATTACTTCTACCCATACTGAAATTTTTGAACCATTAATTTAACCATATTTTGGGAACAAAATTTGCCTCTAGGACTTTTCtatttgtttctattatttaaattatttcatttggaaCTAAAAGTTCAATTCCTTTGAATTCTAGTAGTAATACTTCAAATTTAAATCCACTTTTGTGACCAGCAACCATTGATAGTCCAACAATAAATACCTTGCAGTTCCAAAATTTTGCGCTTCAACAGAAAACTTCATATTATTCCGttcatgtaaaaataatttatccatatttataataatcctattttcttaattttctcaatgtgtgtatcaaaactaaaattattgattaatataactaagtaatattccatttctaatATAACTGGTGTGATTAAAGACTTTCATCTTTCAGAGAAATGGGTTATTGGCAGGTTGAGAACTTGAAAGCCCGATGGCTTGCACAATCGTGTCAGGTCAGCAAATTGGGTTTCTAAGTCCGAGTCATTGATATATTATGAAAACTGAATCCAATGGGTCATCATCAGAATAAAGAGTATTTTCATTCACAGCCTGAAGAAGCTGTGTCTAAAGGTGTCCTAAGATTAATGAATGTATTCATCACTTGATGACCTTTCCAACCTCTATCACACCATAAAAACACTGATTTTCAAGCAAACTTGGCAATGAGAACGTAAGAGTCGGagaaaaatcaacttaaatgATGGAACTAAAAACGAGTCGAAAATAGAACACAAAAATCGACAAAGAAGGTGAAGTAGGAAGGagttcaaaacaaaaacagataAAACAACTCGAATGATGAATTGGGCAGTTGTTAGTGGTAATAATCCACATGATTCAGTAGCAAACTTTGTGGCATCAATGGAGATGAGATCTCATCTCTCAGTCCAAGTGTTGGAAATAGAAGATATTGCTTCATCCTCATCAATAAagtaccaaaaattaaaatcaaatctgACTGttcatagaaaatttataaaaatccGGATGAGCGAAATATGAGTcggaaaaaatagaaaaaaagggaaattaGATTTACTCAGTGGCGGCAAATTTAGTTATTGGTTCGATTCTGCCAGCAAGCATCCTCAACTTTAATTTCAGAAGAGGGAGCGTCTTTATCCTCATCGCAAAACAATTTCCCCAAtcaaataacaataacaatcgctcaaaagaaaaattcaaaaaaatggAATCAGTGAATAAAAATACGGATTAAAGGATACAGACGTAGATCCATACACGTATagttagagagagagaggttatCGCTCGGTTCAGCGGGGTAATCGACATGCAAGCAACAATCTCCGAAGAGAGAGACCTGCAATCCGGTCTGTTGAGCTTGAATTTTCCGAGTCGTCACCGCGATTCTCCCTCCTGctgcattttttccttaatcgaaaacgaaaaaaagaaagaagcaaaagaaagaaataatccTTCAACCAATTTCATCAACATC
The window above is part of the Sesamum indicum cultivar Zhongzhi No. 13 linkage group LG7, S_indicum_v1.0, whole genome shotgun sequence genome. Proteins encoded here:
- the LOC105166940 gene encoding cyclin-U4-1-like produces the protein MELESCDVMNNVIKYLSSFLQRIAESNDVFGVPLKTSIFHGLTRPTISILCYMERIYKYANCSPSCLVVAYIYIDRFVQKQPLLPISSFTVHRLLIASVLVSAKFMDDMFYNNAYYAKVGGISTAEMNLLEMDFLFGLGFQLSVSPSTFQTYCSFLQREMLLQSPPLNLPPSALILAVPETPLFCIKEDGSTHQQQLAV